The nucleotide sequence CGGTTGGCCAGGCCGGTAAGCGGGTCGGTGATGGACTCCTGGTAGCGTTTCTCATAGAGCCATGCGTTTTCCAGCGCCAGGGCGGCCTGGCTGGCGAACAGGGCCAGCACCTGAGCGTGCTTGGCATTGTAAAATCTGGGTTCCGTATGGTCCAGCGCCAGAAAACCGATGAGGCGTTCGCGGGCTACGATGGGCGCTCCCACCCAGGACTTGATATGTTTGCTGGTGGGCAAAAAGATCCAATGAGGATCCTTAGTCGTGTCGGGGACCACCAAGGGTTGGTGGGTTTGGGCCATGCGTTTGAGGTTGGTAACTTCCTTCAGGTTCAATTCCAGGCTGCGCATGGCGGCGTCGCTCACGCCAAAGCGGTCGTAGCCGCGATAACGGCTGACCGTCACCCGATTGTCGGACTGCAGGAGCAGAATGCAGGCCGAATCGTAGGGAACTACCTCGCCCACGAAGCGCAAAATGAGGTCCTGGATGCGGTCCGAGTCCAGGGTGGTGGTGAGTTGTAGGCCGGTCTCCCGCAGGGTATCGGCCAGCCGACGGAGGCGGCGTTCCCGCTCGTAACTGCGCTGCCATTGCAGGTGGATGGCAATATGATCGGCTACATTTTGGAGTAACCTCAAGTCATCT is from Anaerolineae bacterium and encodes:
- a CDS encoding diguanylate cyclase — its product is MGVLTLESQQVDAFDEDDLRLLQNVADHIAIHLQWQRSYERERRLRRLADTLRETGLQLTTTLDSDRIQDLILRFVGEVVPYDSACILLLQSDNRVTVSRYRGYDRFGVSDAAMRSLELNLKEVTNLKRMAQTHQPLVVPDTTKDPHWIFLPTSKHIKSWVGAPIVARERLIGFLALDHTEPRFYNAKHAQVLALFASQAALALENAWLYEKRYQESITDPLTGLANRRYFQSQLEREVARAKRFQRPLSLLMIDLDDFKRYNDTFGHPAGDEALKLVAQAMEQNTRSVDLTARYGGEEFVAILTETPSNKALKVAQRIVQAVRHLHQKPGTPLRASLTVSAGVATLPDHAESMEDLILAADVALYYAKRHGKCQVAVYSPDFSSSIPHHSAFD